A genomic region of Papaver somniferum cultivar HN1 chromosome 7, ASM357369v1, whole genome shotgun sequence contains the following coding sequences:
- the LOC113293365 gene encoding F-box protein At5g49610-like, whose amino-acid sequence MVLGLSNLDISFEVLSRLRTKSLLELKLVSKKWGNMFSDLSFMQLHSQRSTPIISGFFFQGRFQTCEDDIDNVSYIPVDREEIRAIHKTVLDFLPEKVVLMASSNGLICCRNSKTNKSFSAIYVCNPASRQWVKLDWSWDREERGMGLALVPSGSSSEFRLVNLHRLEIEYENHDDLDFIYSFDIYCTRTGKWKTSDDMCLCKYSLVKNLGIYVSGILYWLTDGDVILAFDLENETSQLINIPVGRHPFKEGPEGCIGEYNGQLYYITIKNTGMQVWILENYYASEWVLESCISLDTMEQDNPKIIFSAAERMENPCDQNPYMDPLAFQDGLLLMKVCSMIVSYRLETGKLKELCTYDTLGPNSFINPMVLPYSMSLVPLQHM is encoded by the coding sequence ATGGTGCTTGGGCTGTCAAATTTAGATATTAGCTTTGAAGTACTTTCTCGATTGCGAACAAAATCGTTGCTTGAATTGAAGCTTGTGTCAAAGAAATGGGGCAATATGTTCTCTGATCTATCCTTCATGCAGCTTCATTCCCAAAGATCAACACCCATTATTTCAGGATTCTTCTTCCAAGGGAGATTTCAGACTTGTgaggatgatattgataatgtaaGCTATATCCCTGTTGACAGAGAAGAAATAAGAGCTATTCATAAGACAGTGTTGGATTTCTTACCTGAGAAAGTTGTCCTTATGGCTTCCAGCAATGGGCTTATTTGTTGTAGAAACAGCAAGACTAATAAGTCCTTCTCTGCAATATATGTTTGCAATCCGGCTAGCAGGCAATGGGTCAAGCTCGATTGGTCTTGGGATAGAGAAGAGAGAGGCATGGGACTTGCATTAGTTCCTAGTGGCAGCTCTTCAGAATTTAGACTGGTGAACTTGCATCGTTTGGAAATAGAATATGAAAATCATGATGATTTGGACTTCATCTATTCGTTTGATATCTACTGCACCAGAACCGGGAAATGGAAAACATCGGATGATATGTGTTTATGCAAGTATAGCCTGGTTAAGAACCTTGGAATTTATGTCAGTGGAATCTTATACTGGCTAACTGATGGGGATGTGATCCTAGCATTTGATTTGGAAAATGAGAcatctcaattgatcaatatacCAGTTGGGCGGCATCCATTCAAAGAAGGACCCGAAGGTTGCATAGGAGAGTATAATGGGCAGCTTTACTATATCACGATTAAGAACACGGGAATGCAAGTTTGGATTTTGGAGAACTATTATGCATCTGAATGGGTACTCGAGAGCTGTATTTCTCTGGACACAATGGAGCAAGACAatccaaaaatcatcttcagtGCAGCAGAAAGAATGGAAAATCCCTGTGACCAGAACCCGTATATGGATCCTTTGGCTTTTCAGGATGGGCTCTTGCTAATGAAGGTGTGCTCTATGATTGTTTCCTATCGCTTGGAAACGGGGAAGCTCAAGGAGTTGTGTACCTATGACACTTTGGGACCTAACTCTTTCATCAATCCGATGGTATTGCCATACAGCATGAGCCTAGTACCATTGCAACACATGTGA